A single region of the Mycobacterium lentiflavum genome encodes:
- the hemQ gene encoding hydrogen peroxide-dependent heme synthase translates to MAKIDFDALNSTIRYLMFSVYSVEPGELGEHREAVIDDATRFFKQQEERGVVVRGLYDVAGLRADADFMIWTHAERVEALQATYADFRRTTALGQVSAPVWSSVALHRPAEFNKSHIPAFLAGEEPGAYICVYPFVRSYEWYLLPEEERRRMLAEHGMAAREYKDVRANTVPAFALGDYEWILAFEAPELHRIVDLMRELRATDARRHTREETPFFTGPRVPIEQLVNALP, encoded by the coding sequence ATGGCCAAGATCGACTTTGACGCCCTGAACTCCACGATTCGCTATCTGATGTTCTCGGTGTACTCGGTGGAGCCCGGCGAGCTCGGCGAACACCGTGAAGCCGTAATCGACGACGCGACGCGGTTTTTCAAGCAGCAGGAGGAACGCGGTGTCGTGGTGCGCGGCCTCTACGACGTCGCCGGTCTGCGGGCCGACGCCGACTTCATGATCTGGACGCACGCCGAGCGCGTCGAGGCACTGCAAGCCACCTACGCCGATTTCCGCCGCACCACCGCCCTGGGCCAGGTCAGCGCGCCGGTGTGGAGCAGTGTGGCGCTGCACCGGCCGGCGGAGTTCAACAAGAGCCACATCCCGGCGTTCCTGGCCGGCGAGGAACCCGGCGCCTACATCTGCGTGTATCCGTTCGTGCGGTCCTACGAGTGGTACTTGCTGCCCGAGGAGGAACGCCGCCGCATGCTGGCCGAACACGGCATGGCCGCACGCGAGTACAAGGACGTCCGCGCCAACACCGTTCCGGCGTTCGCGCTCGGTGACTACGAATGGATCCTGGCCTTCGAGGCACCCGAACTGCACCGCATCGTCGACCTAATGCGCGAATTGCGCGCCACCGACGCGCGCCGGCACACCCGCGAGGAGACGCCGTTCTTCACCGGGCCGCGGGTGCCCATCGAGCAGTTGGTGAACGCCCTGCCGTGA